One genomic window of Gallaecimonas sp. GXIMD4217 includes the following:
- the dptG gene encoding DNA phosphorothioation-dependent restriction protein DptG codes for MYPFPDELTVSNTNKINSYLPVRNKNNDFCWETITGIVLSHALKAEVRDYDYEDFREDCKERFASKLDEPSFWEVLNRTYFSGMDIFSVSPMFLLFKAQRKSSGSKGWNAQDQRMAELFMSMMGNHFTQDRINEKLNFIEAEILSVLSEKLDKSESVDQKERPYLPFLAEAFVKDLKFLEGHPNYLLQELSNTLRLYAFSYVSQLALNVKNWSDGEPQSRPLYFILDTEKASSERVHVAKHGFKLLSNSSEALFPVLSALEVLQSKVIKQPLWYIYQQASEYQDKKRILDVLNNYIGTFIENRKLPPRQPAQNLEEAFKLFETVAIEQFKDEKTTRADINRKYVVECEKQIFGDFIQSRGRAGRVLVLNQDQLLLLTNLAIGERDKLRLHELLSEFEERGFYLDGQSQQQLVHFYERMGNVERMSDSGDAVYVRRTV; via the coding sequence ATGTATCCTTTTCCCGACGAGTTGACCGTAAGCAACACTAATAAGATCAACAGCTACTTACCGGTCCGCAATAAGAACAACGACTTTTGCTGGGAAACCATCACTGGGATCGTTTTGAGCCATGCACTCAAGGCTGAGGTACGCGACTACGACTACGAGGATTTCCGCGAAGACTGCAAAGAGCGCTTTGCCAGTAAACTGGACGAGCCAAGTTTCTGGGAGGTACTGAATCGCACCTACTTCTCTGGGATGGACATCTTCAGCGTTTCCCCCATGTTCTTGCTGTTTAAAGCGCAGCGAAAGAGCTCTGGCAGTAAGGGCTGGAACGCACAAGATCAGCGTATGGCAGAGCTGTTCATGTCGATGATGGGGAATCACTTTACCCAAGATCGTATCAACGAGAAGCTCAACTTCATCGAAGCAGAGATACTCTCTGTATTGAGCGAAAAACTAGATAAGTCAGAGTCCGTTGACCAAAAGGAGCGCCCCTACCTCCCCTTCTTAGCAGAGGCCTTTGTAAAAGACCTCAAGTTCCTCGAGGGGCACCCCAACTACCTGCTGCAAGAGTTGAGCAACACTCTGCGGCTTTATGCGTTCTCCTATGTGTCTCAGCTGGCACTTAACGTCAAAAACTGGAGCGACGGCGAACCTCAAAGCCGCCCTCTGTACTTCATCCTGGATACCGAGAAGGCCAGCTCCGAGCGGGTTCACGTCGCTAAGCATGGCTTTAAGTTGCTGAGCAACTCCAGTGAGGCGCTGTTCCCGGTACTGTCCGCCTTGGAAGTACTGCAATCAAAGGTAATCAAACAGCCTCTATGGTACATCTACCAGCAAGCCTCTGAATACCAAGACAAGAAACGGATTCTTGATGTTCTGAACAACTACATAGGCACATTCATCGAGAACCGAAAACTGCCCCCGAGGCAGCCAGCTCAAAACCTAGAAGAGGCCTTTAAGCTGTTTGAGACCGTGGCCATCGAGCAGTTCAAGGATGAGAAAACCACCCGTGCAGACATCAACCGAAAGTACGTTGTGGAATGTGAAAAGCAGATCTTTGGGGATTTTATCCAATCTCGCGGCCGTGCCGGGCGGGTGTTGGTGCTGAATCAAGACCAGCTACTGCTACTCACTAATCTGGCCATCGGCGAGCGTGACAAACTTCGCCTGCATGAGCTGCTGAGTGAGTTTGAAGAACGTGGGTTCTACCTAGATGGGCAGTCCCAACAACAGCTGGTGCACTTTTATGAGCGCATGGGCAACGTAGAAAGAATGAGTGACAGTGGAGACGCCGTGTATGTCCGTCGAACAGTTTGA
- the dptF gene encoding DNA phosphorothioation-dependent restriction protein DptF — MDRVSLRQALSVLSKSSPFSVSTVKERQTDYFDELKESLYVTQAIERDFEKLLAGASRGDIIFLCGSSGDGKSEILTRHYDKSGSRYRFHLDATHSFSPHQSAIEALDQLFDERNEDDKPLVVGINIGMLANFAKEGAERHGEIRSECERFLSQSEPSSSQYTFLDFEDYPKFYFSKEQAASSEFTKTLLEQLTKQDESNPFFCIAQGEEATQGNQVLLANFKMLAVPEVQDVLITNLFKLRLKKDQFITTRALLDLLHHLLLGGGYLWDNLFSGGDDELLQRLAELDPANLRTQQLDQLVLRYELGLPDPDLDSFIEQIREKHIALPRSEVKQGDAGSLIRLLYLTKDAEFANGYHKQFQGEFNDAPLEAYAFMWQVHKSHTVGNKDTFTALRKFYAKELIAAVYRYANRKAPELGKKELFLGQYGQVKLAAPVEIKGNYGKIAEQHEDKCHHFHAHFKVMDTELKPVQISLGLFELIQKINRGYRPNRYDKSVVVLLDEMVDQITEIAKQTQTIKFYEGSKQFVATDDDGMITAEEIVR, encoded by the coding sequence ATGGACAGAGTTTCGTTAAGGCAGGCACTCAGTGTCTTGTCAAAGTCTTCCCCTTTTTCAGTCTCCACAGTCAAAGAGCGGCAAACCGACTACTTTGACGAGCTTAAGGAATCCCTCTACGTCACCCAAGCCATCGAAAGAGACTTCGAGAAGCTGCTCGCCGGTGCATCACGCGGGGACATCATTTTCCTCTGTGGCTCCAGCGGTGACGGCAAGTCAGAGATCTTGACGCGCCACTACGACAAATCCGGCAGCCGCTACCGCTTTCACCTGGATGCCACTCACAGCTTCTCTCCTCATCAATCCGCCATCGAGGCCCTAGACCAGCTGTTTGATGAGCGTAATGAGGACGACAAGCCCCTCGTTGTCGGTATAAACATCGGTATGCTGGCCAACTTCGCGAAAGAAGGGGCAGAGCGACACGGTGAGATCCGCTCTGAATGCGAGCGCTTCCTGTCGCAATCAGAACCAAGCTCAAGCCAGTACACCTTCCTCGACTTCGAAGACTATCCCAAGTTTTACTTCTCCAAGGAACAAGCAGCATCCTCCGAGTTCACTAAGACGCTGCTCGAACAGCTAACAAAGCAGGATGAGTCTAATCCTTTCTTCTGCATCGCTCAGGGTGAAGAGGCCACGCAAGGAAACCAAGTCCTGCTGGCTAACTTTAAGATGCTGGCCGTCCCTGAGGTGCAAGACGTCCTCATCACCAACCTGTTCAAGCTCAGACTGAAGAAAGACCAGTTCATTACAACTCGAGCCTTGCTCGACTTGTTGCATCACCTTCTGCTTGGAGGCGGCTACCTCTGGGACAACCTTTTCTCCGGTGGAGATGATGAGCTATTGCAGCGCCTGGCAGAGCTCGATCCGGCTAACTTGCGCACCCAGCAGCTCGACCAGCTCGTATTGCGTTACGAGCTGGGCCTGCCAGACCCCGATCTCGACAGCTTCATTGAGCAGATTCGTGAAAAACACATCGCCTTGCCCCGCTCTGAGGTCAAACAGGGGGATGCAGGCTCACTAATTCGCTTGCTTTACCTCACCAAAGACGCGGAGTTTGCCAACGGTTACCACAAGCAGTTCCAAGGCGAATTCAATGACGCTCCACTGGAGGCCTATGCCTTTATGTGGCAAGTACACAAGAGCCACACCGTAGGAAACAAAGATACGTTCACCGCATTGCGAAAGTTCTACGCAAAGGAACTGATTGCAGCGGTGTACCGCTATGCAAACCGTAAAGCCCCAGAGCTGGGCAAAAAAGAGCTTTTCCTTGGGCAATATGGTCAGGTAAAGCTTGCCGCACCGGTTGAGATCAAAGGCAACTACGGCAAGATTGCTGAACAACACGAAGACAAGTGCCACCACTTCCATGCCCACTTCAAAGTCATGGACACCGAGCTTAAACCAGTACAGATCAGCCTTGGTCTGTTCGAGCTTATCCAGAAAATCAATCGCGGCTACCGGCCCAATCGCTACGACAAAAGTGTCGTTGTGTTGCTGGATGAGATGGTCGATCAAATCACTGAAATTGCCAAACAGACCCAGACGATCAAGTTTTACGAGGGCTCCAAGCAGTTCGTCGCTACGGATGACGACGGCATGATTACCGCAGAGGAGATCGTACGCTAA
- a CDS encoding IS5 family transposase has protein sequence MGKARHKISNWAAYNRALVNRGSLTVWMDEAAIRHWRCQQHHGGRGRGFEYSDTAIETALMLKGLFNLPLRALEGFINSLFRLMEVPLSSPSYSCISKRAKTVTIRYRRRSQGDMTHLVIDATGLKVFGEGEWKTRKHGKEKRRVWRKLHLAVDADSHAVVAAEVSLDKVGDNEVLPFLLNPLRRRIERVSADGAYDSKGCHRLVMRKGARAVIPPRKTACFWEDGHPRNEAMAALKAGRLDEWKIRSGYHRRSLAETAMSRYKQLIGPKLSLRDYNGQVAEALAGVKVMNKVIGLGMPERQQVG, from the coding sequence ATGGGCAAGGCCAGACACAAGATCAGCAACTGGGCAGCGTACAACCGCGCATTGGTCAACAGGGGGTCTTTGACCGTCTGGATGGACGAGGCCGCCATCCGCCATTGGCGCTGCCAGCAGCACCACGGTGGCCGGGGGCGAGGCTTTGAGTACAGCGATACCGCCATCGAGACGGCGCTGATGCTGAAGGGCCTCTTCAACCTGCCGCTGCGGGCCCTGGAGGGCTTTATCAACTCCCTGTTTCGACTGATGGAGGTGCCGCTGTCCTCGCCCAGCTACAGCTGTATCAGCAAGCGTGCCAAGACGGTGACTATCCGCTATCGCCGGCGCAGCCAGGGCGACATGACCCACCTGGTCATTGACGCCACCGGCCTCAAGGTGTTCGGCGAAGGGGAGTGGAAGACACGCAAGCACGGCAAGGAGAAGCGGCGCGTCTGGCGTAAGCTGCACCTGGCGGTGGATGCCGACAGCCATGCCGTCGTTGCCGCCGAAGTCAGCCTGGATAAGGTTGGCGACAACGAAGTGTTGCCGTTCCTGCTGAACCCGCTTCGCCGTCGCATCGAACGAGTCAGTGCCGACGGTGCCTACGACAGCAAGGGGTGCCATCGGTTGGTGATGCGAAAGGGCGCCAGGGCTGTTATTCCACCGCGCAAGACGGCGTGTTTCTGGGAGGATGGCCATCCCAGAAACGAAGCGATGGCGGCGCTCAAGGCCGGTCGCCTTGATGAATGGAAAATCCGCAGCGGCTATCACCGGCGTTCCCTGGCAGAAACGGCGATGTCCCGCTACAAGCAGCTGATTGGCCCAAAGCTGAGCCTGCGCGACTACAACGGCCAGGTTGCCGAAGCCCTGGCCGGGGTGAAGGTGATGAACAAAGTCATAGGACTGGGTATGCCCGAACGCCAGCAGGTCGGCTAA
- a CDS encoding DUF262 domain-containing HNH endonuclease family protein yields MEIKPESKSLESILSGLETSYLVPDYQRDYSWSPNEVETLWTDIWNSFEQKAEYFMGTIVLKKRDDSVDCFDIVDGQQRLATFSVLFSVISSIAGSFANTPQVFGKVERNKENISIANRTFTIAVNRLREASEPDNYFLRLNKKDNDIFQKIIREEESVLISDDELKINKSDKRLIKTRKVFFSQIFDTLKDDGAIRTLNSLLVHMVKKLKFITIEVKTDYDAFLLFESLNSKGMDLSVSDLVKNKILMRAGGDEGKSDKLLCNWDEMISFIESSRLSPVDFLRIYWEAIRGINTTKKELYKYVSRYIDSNSTDILKFSADLKDKAESLSVYAASDLNFPESMHRKEKYLRYCGEINLLKYTTCYPLIMFIKEHRPEILDEISRISLSFLFRWITVGDFSVGGAKRVFDIVIKSAKNDSATLTDIIAPFKVHQDKIGDAAFKDSLKKFRTQDNQIAKYILSKVYLEQSKKESVPNYSEIHLEHVIPQQPSKWKVNGKFKVSEGAQIEDLIYSIGNMTLLNKSMNQKIKNDVFDEKCIYYKDSVFPQTKDIYDRFSISGEFWSVPWILSRCEEIADVADKIWPLEV; encoded by the coding sequence ATGGAAATAAAGCCGGAAAGTAAAAGTTTGGAAAGTATTTTGTCCGGATTGGAAACAAGTTACTTGGTGCCGGATTATCAAAGGGACTATTCCTGGTCACCCAATGAAGTTGAAACGCTTTGGACAGATATATGGAACTCATTTGAGCAAAAAGCTGAGTATTTCATGGGGACCATTGTTTTAAAAAAGCGTGATGATAGTGTGGATTGTTTTGATATTGTAGATGGTCAGCAAAGACTAGCCACATTTTCAGTCCTTTTTTCTGTGATTTCCTCCATAGCGGGTTCTTTTGCCAATACCCCTCAGGTTTTCGGGAAAGTTGAGCGTAACAAAGAAAACATAAGCATCGCTAATAGAACGTTTACTATAGCAGTTAATCGACTGCGGGAGGCAAGTGAACCAGACAATTACTTCCTTCGGCTTAATAAGAAAGATAATGACATATTTCAAAAAATAATCCGCGAGGAAGAGTCTGTTTTAATAAGTGACGACGAACTAAAAATAAATAAGTCGGACAAAAGACTAATTAAAACAAGAAAGGTGTTTTTTTCTCAGATTTTTGACACTCTGAAAGATGATGGCGCCATTAGGACTCTTAATAGCCTTTTGGTTCACATGGTAAAAAAATTAAAGTTCATTACCATAGAAGTTAAAACAGATTATGATGCTTTCTTGCTTTTTGAATCTCTAAATTCGAAAGGCATGGACTTAAGTGTGTCAGATTTGGTTAAGAATAAAATATTAATGAGGGCCGGTGGTGATGAAGGAAAAAGCGATAAGCTTTTGTGTAACTGGGATGAAATGATCTCCTTCATTGAATCAAGTCGTTTGTCTCCAGTGGATTTTCTAAGGATATATTGGGAGGCGATACGAGGAATCAATACAACAAAGAAGGAACTTTATAAGTATGTTAGTAGATACATAGATAGTAACAGCACTGATATTTTGAAATTCTCCGCTGACCTTAAAGACAAAGCGGAATCTCTTTCGGTTTATGCTGCGTCCGATTTGAATTTCCCTGAGTCAATGCATAGAAAAGAGAAATACTTAAGGTACTGTGGGGAAATTAATTTATTGAAGTACACTACTTGCTATCCATTGATAATGTTTATTAAGGAGCATAGACCAGAAATCCTTGACGAAATATCAAGGATTAGTCTTTCATTTCTGTTTAGATGGATTACAGTAGGTGATTTTTCTGTTGGTGGTGCAAAGAGAGTATTTGATATTGTTATTAAGTCAGCTAAAAATGATAGCGCAACACTCACAGATATAATTGCCCCGTTTAAAGTCCATCAAGATAAAATTGGTGATGCAGCCTTTAAGGATTCTTTGAAGAAATTTAGGACGCAAGATAACCAAATAGCTAAGTATATATTATCCAAAGTCTACCTCGAGCAAAGCAAAAAGGAATCGGTGCCAAACTATTCGGAAATACACCTGGAGCATGTAATTCCTCAGCAGCCAAGTAAGTGGAAAGTTAATGGTAAATTTAAGGTCTCAGAGGGGGCGCAGATAGAAGATCTTATCTACAGCATTGGAAACATGACATTGCTGAATAAATCAATGAATCAAAAAATTAAGAACGATGTCTTTGACGAGAAGTGTATATATTACAAAGACTCTGTATTTCCTCAAACAAAAGATATTTATGATAGATTCTCCATCTCGGGAGAGTTTTGGAGTGTACCATGGATATTGAGTCGGTGTGAAGAAATCGCAGATGTTGCTGATAAGATATGGCCGTTAGAAGTATAA
- the dndE gene encoding DNA sulfur modification protein DndE translates to MTLPNRMSLTKTTEEQLKRLKVHTGITPNVSARIAFFRSIESGFRYQEDERKLDGSLMLDKITWLGDTANITELVLKLYYPDLDQKALTRAWAAHVEDGISSIRNQRSLHPFTKLI, encoded by the coding sequence ATGACACTACCTAACCGTATGAGCCTGACCAAAACCACGGAAGAGCAACTCAAGCGGCTCAAGGTCCATACTGGCATCACCCCCAATGTATCAGCACGGATCGCCTTCTTCCGCTCTATCGAGTCGGGATTTCGTTATCAAGAGGACGAAAGAAAGCTAGATGGCAGTCTAATGTTGGATAAGATAACTTGGCTTGGTGATACAGCTAACATCACAGAACTGGTGCTGAAGCTTTACTACCCAGACTTGGATCAAAAAGCGCTGACCAGAGCCTGGGCAGCGCATGTTGAGGATGGGATATCTTCCATTAGAAATCAAAGAAGCCTACATCCATTCACCAAACTAATTTAG
- the dndD gene encoding DNA sulfur modification protein DndD, translating to MIIKNLTLHNFRVFRGIHELDLAPRAEKHNRRPIILFGGLNGAGKTSILTAIRFALHGRQALGYFTSNADYIAALDGLLHRSNGSQADEASIRLTFTHAQDGVESQYQLIRSWKRGQKDRIKLSKDGTALSELNYDQCQGFLNELIPFGIADLFFFDGEKIAELAEDESGAVLKTAVRRLLGLDVINRLKSDLGIYLKRQGAEKLASNEQNELKQLEKSVQKHHANAEKHREQAEFAKAQLENYQYELRKLEQRLEESGGAFAKSRKEEEERAAQLVKEKDMLERAIRSEMEGWLPIALAPKTMATLLKVLEEESKAKRKQAFNAELSNFMDKLRQELGFRLAGSAPVAMEAIEDCMSSVAANSTTPVHLDVSDSEHRQIQAAVESLSNESYHRFSEAKQLLESVEAQLEQASVNIARAPAEEQLQDIFSQIRGLDQKCRTAKSDILEHLKVAKTEYRLAMEAARSVQKYHDMARSQQNRSEAITNAQAALPLLDVFSERLTQARVKQLEGTFAESYKRLARKDDLQISARINAKSFDVELINEAGQVINRKSLSAGEKQIYAIAILEALGKTSGKKLPVIIDTPLGRLDSKHRDKLIEHYFPVASHQVIILSTDTEVDEKYFKQKLVDDISHSYEIQFNGRTQSSTVSEGYFWHKEAV from the coding sequence ATGATTATCAAAAACCTAACTCTGCATAATTTTAGGGTCTTCCGTGGCATCCATGAGCTTGATCTGGCGCCAAGAGCCGAGAAACACAACCGTCGTCCCATTATTCTGTTTGGCGGCTTGAATGGCGCCGGTAAGACGTCAATTCTGACCGCGATTCGCTTCGCCCTGCATGGCCGTCAAGCCCTGGGTTACTTCACCAGTAATGCTGACTACATTGCTGCTCTCGATGGCTTGCTGCATAGGAGCAATGGCAGCCAAGCCGATGAGGCCAGCATCAGGCTGACCTTTACCCATGCCCAAGACGGCGTAGAATCCCAGTACCAGCTGATCCGTTCTTGGAAGCGTGGCCAGAAGGACCGCATTAAATTGAGCAAAGACGGAACGGCCCTTTCAGAGCTCAACTACGACCAATGCCAGGGCTTTCTCAACGAACTTATCCCCTTCGGCATTGCCGACCTATTCTTCTTTGACGGGGAGAAGATCGCCGAGCTGGCAGAAGACGAGTCCGGCGCCGTACTGAAAACAGCGGTCCGCCGTTTGTTGGGTTTAGACGTGATCAACAGGTTGAAGTCCGACTTGGGTATCTACCTTAAGCGTCAAGGTGCGGAAAAGCTTGCCAGTAATGAGCAGAACGAGCTCAAGCAGCTGGAGAAATCTGTCCAAAAACACCATGCCAATGCCGAAAAACACCGAGAGCAGGCCGAGTTCGCCAAGGCCCAACTGGAAAATTATCAGTATGAACTCCGTAAGTTAGAACAGAGGTTGGAGGAAAGTGGTGGTGCTTTCGCCAAATCACGCAAGGAAGAGGAAGAACGTGCAGCACAGCTAGTCAAAGAAAAGGACATGCTCGAGAGGGCCATACGCTCAGAGATGGAAGGATGGTTACCCATAGCCCTTGCTCCGAAAACCATGGCAACCTTACTCAAGGTGTTAGAGGAAGAATCCAAGGCCAAACGCAAGCAAGCCTTTAACGCTGAACTTTCCAACTTTATGGATAAGCTTCGCCAGGAGTTGGGTTTCCGTCTGGCTGGCTCTGCGCCAGTGGCCATGGAAGCCATAGAAGATTGCATGTCTTCGGTAGCAGCTAATTCAACTACACCAGTCCATCTGGATGTTTCAGACAGCGAACATCGCCAGATCCAAGCTGCAGTAGAATCATTATCGAATGAATCCTACCACCGTTTCAGTGAAGCCAAGCAACTGCTTGAGTCTGTAGAAGCCCAGCTTGAACAAGCATCAGTGAACATCGCCCGAGCCCCGGCGGAAGAGCAACTTCAAGATATCTTCAGCCAAATTCGCGGCTTGGATCAAAAATGCCGCACAGCTAAGTCCGATATTCTTGAGCACCTCAAGGTAGCCAAAACGGAGTACCGACTGGCCATGGAGGCAGCCCGCTCCGTGCAGAAATACCACGATATGGCACGCAGTCAACAAAACCGCTCCGAGGCCATTACCAACGCCCAAGCGGCGCTGCCCCTGCTAGATGTATTCTCAGAGCGCTTAACCCAAGCTCGGGTAAAACAACTGGAAGGCACCTTTGCTGAGAGCTACAAGCGCCTGGCGCGCAAAGACGACTTACAGATCAGTGCACGTATCAACGCCAAGAGCTTTGACGTTGAGCTGATCAATGAAGCAGGCCAGGTGATTAATCGCAAATCACTGTCAGCCGGTGAAAAGCAAATCTACGCCATTGCCATCCTAGAAGCGCTAGGCAAAACTTCCGGCAAAAAGCTGCCGGTGATCATCGATACACCGCTGGGTCGTTTGGATTCCAAACACAGGGATAAGCTGATCGAACACTACTTCCCCGTAGCCAGTCATCAGGTGATCATTCTTTCTACCGATACCGAGGTGGACGAGAAATACTTCAAGCAGAAACTGGTCGACGATATCTCGCACAGTTACGAGATCCAATTCAATGGCCGCACTCAGTCCTCTACCGTATCTGAAGGCTACTTTTGGCATAAGGAGGCCGTATGA